ttagtacactctactgactgtataccattagattgtttttatactgCAAGTAaagtattcattttaaaatcatagTTCCACTTGCATCTGTCGTGCGATcgggtaaaaggcctctccaaaccaagctcccaggctgaatttcaaccccagcccgctcCTGATAATatgcaatgttgcaaagtagATAGTAGTGCAGTAATGTCCATAAGAGCGTAAATATAATGCATGcagagctgaattatgttaatgtaacactGTCTATTGTGGGGAAATGAGGGTCCGTGCTGTTTGGGGGGGAAGGGGGTagggagctgtgttgatgagggtggcggcagaaggaaagaaactgaaagaaactGAGAGTGGAGTTGAGATGAATAGAACCTCGGCTCACTACAGGCAATCACTTGCAACAGTTCTGCATCACacgctgagaaaaaaaaaaggttcccaTGAGACCTTGAtggtttcttctctttctgcaaAGTCTGTGCTTTTTCACAGCCTGCAAAGACTTTGAATCACTCACTGATAAACTACTGTACAtgatgtaaaaagaaaaaaatctacagctaaaaatcttttttctgGCTTCAGATGTCAGGACTTTTTTTAGTTTCTTACATAAAAGCTGTGGAAACAAAATACTGTTAGATTCACATGTGCATGAAATAAGAAGCAAGTTCATCTCTTGCAGCGCATTTCATTACCAAGTTTGGTTTTGCAAATAGATGGACTTTAATTtggaaattaaaacaaacattctAACTTTCCTTGTTTCCATGCCCTGATTACAGTTTCCCTAAAACTGCAAAAAAGGTTTATGGCCATCAGAATTTTCTAGAACTGAATCGAGAAagatttcatttcctcatttaaCTGTAAGTTATTCTATTGTCATGATTTGTATCTTTTTTTgccatgtttattttatttctgaccAAAGAGAAATTTGAAGTTTTGTTTCATGTAATGTCAATAGCTCATATGGGAAGAAGTTTGTGTATTGATATGAAGAATCTGAGGATCCTTTGCTGTGAGCTATTGATGCACTGAAACATAACCTTCTAATACAAAGAAATAATTTCATCCAAATAGTACAGAGCGTTTTGTCCTGCTAAACGTTAAAGGTTGTCCACTAATATCTAGGCCTAACATCATTTTCTCAAGTGGTTTGAAGTGATCTAAATACTGAATTTGAATAAAGTAATATCTAAATCAAAGGGCAGAAAAAAGAATATGTGATGAGTGAAAGCACAATCAGGACAATTTTAAACATACTGTTTTGTAAGTACTTTTTCTATTTGTAAATATGTTAAACTGCAGATTTTGTCTTTACAAAAAGagtgcctttttaaaaatttttgttcatttatgcAATAAAATCAAACTGGaaattgtgtatttaaaaaaaaaaactaaatcccACATGCATGGCTAAAGCACcatctcttttgtttatttctttataaatTTAATTTCCCATTCTGAAAAGATTTTGGCAAAGAAAttagtcaaatgaaatgaaggattttttttagagGAATCTCTCAGAAGTCACCATAAAATTTCCTCTATATACATGAAAGTGGGACAGAGTTTTTGAATATGAAACATGTATGTTGAGTAAACCACATGGGGCCGAGTGTCAGACCACCCATTTTCTGCTCCTGCTGCACGTGTTGGCCATTTTAAGAGtgactgccccctgctggaagACCAGACACCTACACAGCCTCAACAACCAGCAGCTTCGGACGCTCCTGCTCTCACTTCCCATTCTTCTCTCAACACAGGACCTGCcagattaaaactgaaaaaaaattattaaaacgAAAATAAAATTGGCTAAAAACTCCAATTCTTCAGTATCAAATAACTCAATCTGCAATAAACAAATGCATTTGAAGTAAAAGATTATCTTGAGATAAATATCGATGGCCCTGTTAGTTAATCAGAAAAATATGTTGTATATTGTGTAATATGCTATATTTACACTTGTAAATATAGCATATTACTGCTGTTTTGTTAAGTCATAAACATACAGTTCAGGTCTTCATATTTTATGTGAcaactcttaaaaaaaaaaaaaaactacactttTTCATTGTTAATTTTCTCAAAGAATAAATGGGCAGGGTTAAATCACTGTTTAAAAAGTTGTTTATTGTAGCTGTGGCATTGTGTTCTGTTCCCTTTAAAAGGTAAACAATCAGCACATGTCAAGAGGTAGAAATCATTATCAGTCTGAAAGGATTGTGGGGGCctgacatttaaacacacacgcacacacacacacaatgctagGTGTTTTTGCAAGTTTCTGCACTCATATCCACAGCAATACTGTCAACTATCAGTATCATCATTTGCACAATACCGTCTCATCAGAATTGTGCAAGCTGAGATCATTCAACATCCACCAGCCTTTCCATTCTGTgcacaaaggaaaaataaataatatgcaTCATGATGGAGCACCCAGGGGACACAGAAACAATCTTCAAATAAACTTTTGCCACTATGACCTCATGACTGTaacagctgattggctgattactgtaaaaatgaaagtgcCCCTTCCCTTTACTCACCTATCACTGGTAATGTAGTCATTCTGAGTTTGAGCAGGACTACAAACATGGCCAACAGCACAGGGTATGTTGTAAAAAGATGCGGTTATGGTGGCTGGGTAAACATGAGTTATCTTGTACTAAGTATTGGTGTAAAGATGATTTGagtgacagaagaaaacaaaacaaaaaaaaaacaaatgaatatacACAGGTTATTTGATCCAAGAGATGCTGAGACAGCGAGCGATAAAAGCGTAGGTGTCAGCCACCTCTTGGATGACCTTACTGGTGGGCTTGCCAGCACCGTGGCCAGACTTTGTGTCCACAAGGATGAATAGGGGGTTTGTCTGCTTGGAGCTGCGGCCTACAATGTGCTGCAGGGTGGCGATATATTTGAGAGAGTGGAGGGGCACCACCCTGTCATCATGATCCCCTGTCAGCAGGAGTACTGCAGGGTACTGGACCCCGTTGCCCTCTGGGATGCGGATGTTATGAAGCGGGGAGTATCTGGGGCACAGGAGAAGCAGGAGGTTTAGGGGGACCAAACATTAGCACAAGCATCGGAAACAGAAACAGCCTGTATGTTAGTTAAAGGTAATACCAATCATTCTAATCATCACATAATGTGCAgtttacattaaaaagaaatatatacCAAATTTTATACCAAATTCATGGCTCTAActtaaataatcaaaataaacattatGCAGATAGCTGTGGGAATAGCATataaaattcattttcttttgggcTGACAATCAGGCCATGTTGATGACAACTAAATTTCCACTCATGAACGAGTAAGGTTATCATATGAATTCAACATACTGTTTTTATAAACACATATGGCTTGCTCAGAGAGCACCTACTTGATGAGCCACTCaaactgctctttgttttctgagcaTCCGAAATCTGTGGTCCAGGCGTGGCCGATGGTGAACTTGTGGAATTTCAGCATGTCCATGACGCCTACCTGAGCTACAGCACAGCCAAACAGCTCAGGCCGCTGGTTCACACAGGCCgctgagaaagaagaaacacacagtCGGATACGCCAGGGACTGATAACTGTGCAGCTGAAGTGAAAACTGCTGGAGGCTTCCATTTGAAAAGGGCGCCTTGTTAATGCTGATCTTCAGCCAGCAGCGTACATACCTACAAGCAGACCGCCGTTGGAGCCTCCATTTATAGTCAGCTTGGAAGGAGAAGTGTATCCTTCCTTGATGAGATATTCAGCTGCACACTGGAAGTCTGTGAAGCAGTTCTGCTTGCTGCCCAACATGCCAgctggaagaggaaaaacacaagtaTGTACACAAACTCTTTGAGcttctgaattttttttcctgctagCACAGAAACTTACACACCAGCTGCGGCATGCTGTAGCCTGACTGAAAGAGaggcaagtttaaaaaaaaacaaaaaaaacaaaaaacaaaacctgcatCAGCATCACTTAATTCATCATGTTTATCCTATTACACGGTTCACTTCTTTTGAATGACAAAACCACATTGACCCAGGGCAAACAAGACATGCTTCCCGTAACTGCAGCTTATTTGCATGATCAGATTTATAACAGCGTGTCATGTGATTCCCCTCACCTTTGTGCCAGGTCTCCCCGtactctcctccccctctgatGTTGGCAACAGCAAGCACTCCTCCCAGATGTCTGACAAAGATGAGGCGGGAGACGCTGTAGCTCGGTGTGATGGAGATGTTAAAGCCTCCGTAGCCGTATAGAAAACCTGGATGGGAACCGTCCAATTTGATGCCCTTCTTGTGAACAATAAACATGGGGATTTGAGTGCCATCCTTGGAGGGATAGAAGATCTGGCAAAAAACATGGAGACAGGCGAtcaagactggaaacagagccAGGAATTGTTCAAGGACAATAAAGCTATTCTTGAATCTTCATCTGTTCTTGCAGAAAAAAGCTGTCATAAAATTCTGTCCTCAGTGCTttgattattttcacatttacaatgtttttttttgtgctcataATCCTCAGTAggaataaaacaataaatttgATACTGAGACAGTCTATGAATGCCATATTAAAAATCTGTTTGGACAGCAATGAGTTGAGAAATATGACTTTTGCCAGTTTTAAAAGTGCCTCCAGTCATGCTTCAACAGATTGAGAAGGATTTGTTCTGGTCCAGCACGCAtctcagctgttttttgttttttttttttcctcatgacAACTTGATTAATATCTATCGTATGTCGTCAGTACTTGAGCTTCTGAAATGGGTCAAAGTTGACTTTCATGAACAACCTGATGCAAATGTTTTCCTGAAAAGCCTCTAGGACAGTTGAGGAATGTTCTTTAGTTAACAGGAGAAGAACATAAAGGGCATCTTGCCAGAATTTGAGGGAATTGTGTGttcaaatacaacaaaatgctgaaatgtcaaaaatcagCCAATATTCTAGTTACCTGGGTGGTCTGATAGTCAGAGGGATTGAATCCTTTGACAGTGACCTCTCTGAAGATGTGGGGCTGCAGCGGCTCCTTGGTCAGGTCACAGTGGTAAATGATGGCTGGATGGAAAAAAGGAAACTATTACTTAACTTATTCTAGTATTTCTAAATCACTTTGACCTCGTGCGGGGAAATAATTTTTCACAATTTATTTCTGAACATACAATGTGTAacgtagaaaacaaacaaaatgcactGAGCACTGCAGCAAGATACAATAATACAAATTTCAAAGCACACTTAATCCCACAGTCTTAGTATTTTATGTGATTGATTAATAGCAATTTTTGCAGTTCTTTGTCACCATTTCCTCAAGCATTACACTGGGCATTTGCAATCTCTTTAAGCAAATTTTGCAACACTCTAAGCTCTTAGTctcaaaatgattttcttttatcaGTAAATACACTGTGCATTGTGCGAACTAGTAcctggagagaggaaagaggtgaAATAGTAGAAGATCTCAGAGTCCCGCTTCCGTCCCGTGAAGCCCACCACTGAGCCGACATCCAGAGGGAAGGTCCTCAGCTCCTCCCCTGTGCTCAGACGGTACATTTTCAACACATTCTTCACGTCGtggaggaaacacacaaacaggtaacTGGAGTATGTACAGGTGGCAAATACTGTGGGTGAGATAAGACAAAGGAAAGACAGCAGGTATGAAGTTAAACTTTGAATCTCagacaaaaatctttttttttgttttatcttttttacaATGAATCGTTTATATTTTAACAAAACAGCTCAGTGTTGCAGCAGCTAACCAATAACATCCTTGTCATGTTGAGGGATGAGCTCTTTCCAGTTGCTCTGAGCAGGTGAGGCAAAGTCGATGTTGATGAGGCGATAACATGGGGCGTCTAGGTTGGTCTTGAACGTGAACAATGTGCCCTCGTTGGTCACGTACTCGTATTCAGCGTCAAAGTTATCTATTAGTTTCACCCATGGCAAAAGTCCTAAACATAAAGAGACATATATTTTTAATCCTATAAGTGCTTAACACGAACAATAACATGCAAACCAAAGCTATATTTGTAGTATAGTTGTCAAAATTTTAGTTCAAGGATTAAAGTCTAAAATATAAAAGGCCTAACAGGTAAACATGTAAAACGCACCTGTAATTCCCTGAGGAGTGGTCTTAAGGTCACAGTACCACAGTCTGTTGACTGGATCACAACCTTCCCTGATGGACAAAAGTACATATCGCCCATCATCTGATACCTGCAGAGCACAGTTAGTCACTAAAACGTATCTGAAAATCAATAAAGACATATAAAGGctctttgttacttttttttttttttttaaagcacaataacctTTCAGGCATacctcagctccactcatccaCTTGGGGTGGTCAGGGAACTCAGCGCACAGCACATCCTCAGACTGCGGAGTCCCCAGAACATGGAAGTATAGCTTCTGGTGGAGGTTGGTGGAGGTTTCAGTGCCTGGCGGAGACAACACAGTTTAGTTTCATCACTGCCCcccagtggtgaaaaaaaaagtttgataaGAGAGGTGAAGTGGGTGGGTGTGGATTATAGAAAGAACACTGATAAATCAAATGAGACCAGAGGATGACAAAGCCATGTATCTGTCATACTGGAAAAAAAGGGGCTGTTGAAAAAACATGGGGCAGAAAAAGCAAATCAAAAGAGGATCTATTTTATCTTTGGTCTGAAAAGTATTGAGGTTTACCAgtcagctcatttttttttcttttttatatattcTGCGTAATAGTTACGACAGCAACAGCAAGGCGTAGTCAATAATATCTCACCATCACTCTTGCCCTCCTGGTCAGGGTAGGAGTTGTAGAAAAGTCCCTTCCCATCGTGGGTCCAGGACATACAGCTAAACTTGACTCGCTCCAGGCGGTCCTCTAGAGGTATGGCACCTTCAACCCGCAGGAACCTGATCTCCACCCAGTCAGACCCACTGGCACTGGTGCCATATGCCAGGTACTCCCCATCTTCAGAGAATGCATAGCCTTAGAAAAGAGGAACACAACAAAATATCAGCAAAGACAACAAGGAAGTCAACATTCTTTATCTAGCTGTCAGAGTGGGTGctagaaaaaaacacagtacaagttcattttcagtcttagatagatagatagatagatagatagatatactttattcatccctcagagggaaattgttatgttacagcagcaagtaaaaaaaaaaagtcacaaaaagaaaggaaaggacaagttgacagctaactggcagcacttagcaactctacaaaatgCATAGCaaaatataaagacataaagagtgaatatatatatatgaaaagaaaaataacaataacaacaacaacaacaacaataataataaaaagtagaataaaacaaaaacaaa
This genomic stretch from Toxotes jaculatrix isolate fToxJac2 chromosome 19, fToxJac2.pri, whole genome shotgun sequence harbors:
- the LOC121199443 gene encoding prolyl endopeptidase isoform X2 — its product is MMFHTDNKEQHSQPWVACVLRFLPYFWMATEQTELDDYHGYKVPDPYSWLEDPDSEKTQAFVSAQNQLTLPFLERCEVRDLFKERMTELYDYPKYSCPFKRGSRYFHFYNTGLQNQSVMYVQESLDAEPTVFLDPNTFSDDGTVALRGYAFSEDGEYLAYGTSASGSDWVEIRFLRVEGAIPLEDRLERVKFSCMSWTHDGKGLFYNSYPDQEGKSDGTETSTNLHQKLYFHVLGTPQSEDVLCAEFPDHPKWMSGAEVSDDGRYVLLSIREGCDPVNRLWYCDLKTTPQGITGLLPWVKLIDNFDAEYEYVTNEGTLFTFKTNLDAPCYRLINIDFASPAQSNWKELIPQHDKDVIVFATCTYSSYLFVCFLHDVKNVLKMYRLSTGEELRTFPLDVGSVVGFTGRKRDSEIFYYFTSFLSPAIIYHCDLTKEPLQPHIFREVTVKGFNPSDYQTTQIFYPSKDGTQIPMFIVHKKGIKLDGSHPGFLYGYGGFNISITPSYSVSRLIFVRHLGGVLAVANIRGGGEYGETWHKAGMLGSKQNCFTDFQCAAEYLIKEGYTSPSKLTINGGSNGGLLVAACVNQRPELFGCAVAQVGVMDMLKFHKFTIGHAWTTDFGCSENKEQFEWLIKYSPLHNIRIPEGNGVQYPAVLLLTGDHDDRVVPLHSLKYIATLQHIVGRSSKQTNPLFILVDTKSGHGAGKPTSKVIQEVADTYAFIARCLSISWIK
- the LOC121199443 gene encoding prolyl endopeptidase isoform X1 → MFARVPSVISKPLFHSLRQLFLLRSSRKPTSKMAFQYPQAYRDEAVLDDYHGYKVPDPYSWLEDPDSEKTQAFVSAQNQLTLPFLERCEVRDLFKERMTELYDYPKYSCPFKRGSRYFHFYNTGLQNQSVMYVQESLDAEPTVFLDPNTFSDDGTVALRGYAFSEDGEYLAYGTSASGSDWVEIRFLRVEGAIPLEDRLERVKFSCMSWTHDGKGLFYNSYPDQEGKSDGTETSTNLHQKLYFHVLGTPQSEDVLCAEFPDHPKWMSGAEVSDDGRYVLLSIREGCDPVNRLWYCDLKTTPQGITGLLPWVKLIDNFDAEYEYVTNEGTLFTFKTNLDAPCYRLINIDFASPAQSNWKELIPQHDKDVIVFATCTYSSYLFVCFLHDVKNVLKMYRLSTGEELRTFPLDVGSVVGFTGRKRDSEIFYYFTSFLSPAIIYHCDLTKEPLQPHIFREVTVKGFNPSDYQTTQIFYPSKDGTQIPMFIVHKKGIKLDGSHPGFLYGYGGFNISITPSYSVSRLIFVRHLGGVLAVANIRGGGEYGETWHKAGMLGSKQNCFTDFQCAAEYLIKEGYTSPSKLTINGGSNGGLLVAACVNQRPELFGCAVAQVGVMDMLKFHKFTIGHAWTTDFGCSENKEQFEWLIKYSPLHNIRIPEGNGVQYPAVLLLTGDHDDRVVPLHSLKYIATLQHIVGRSSKQTNPLFILVDTKSGHGAGKPTSKVIQEVADTYAFIARCLSISWIK